AATAGTAATAAGAGCTATCAAATTGTTGATTTTCGTAGAAATTGTGAGCAACTGATAAGAGCTTATCTATTTCGGTTAAGTCCTTCTTGTTGGTTATTATATTTTGATTTTTTTTCTCACATGAGGATTGCAATAGTATAAAAACAATTAGCAGTAAATTATAAAGATGAAATTGTAGCTTTTTTAGTACCATATTGCGAAATTACTAATTTATATTTAATTATAACACTAACTAATCGGTCAATCCGACTATTGTTATCTAGTCAATTTAAGACCCTTTTAAACACAAAAAACCCCAATCTTTCGATTGAGGTTTCTATATAAGTAAGTAGTCTTAAATTGAGTTGATAAAACGTTTATTTTACTTTATTAAGTATTGCTTTGAAAGCTTCTGGGTGGTTCATAGCCAAATCTGCAAGAACTTTACGGTTCAATTCGATATTGTTCTTTTTCACTTTACCCATGAATTGAGAATAAGACATTCCTTCCAATCTAGCTCCAGCGTTAATACGTTGAATCCATAATGCACGGAAATTTCTTTTATTCACTTTTCTGTCACGGTAAGCGTAGCACATTGCTTTCTCTACCGCATTCTTAGCAACTGTCCAAACGTTTTTACGTCTACCAAAGAAACCTTTGGCTTGCTTCATTATTTTTTTTCTTCTTGCTCTTTTAGCAACTGAATTTACCGATCTTGGCATAATTTTTATGTGTTTTTGTAGCAGGCGGCTTGAATTGAATCAAAAGCACTTAATGGCCATACTCCAAGGTTATTTTAAATTGTTTTAACCTAAAGAATTTCTTTAGTCTAATGTTTTAAAAGTCAAACGTAAAAAGCCAGTAGACTTTAAAACTTTAAGACTTTCTAACTTTCGACTTATTAGATGATTCTTAATTGTTGTTTGATGCTTTTCATATCTGTTTTGTGAACTAACGCTGAATGTGTCAAAGCTAATTTACGTTTTTTAGATTTTTTAGTCAAGATGTGACTTTTAAAAGCATGCTTTCTTTTAATCTTTCCAGAACCAGTAACTTTAAAACGTTTCTTGGCGCTAGATTTGGTTTTCATTTTAGGCATTTTTTCCTAGTGTTTTAATTTATTCTTACTTACTTATCTTCTAGTCTTAAAGACGAAAGTCTTAAAGTCATAAAGTAAAGACTTTAGACATTAGAACTTTCGACTTTCGACTTATTTATTTTTTCTTCTTTGGAGCAATGAACATAATCATTCTCTTTCCTTCTAGAACTGGCATAGCTTCTACTTTACCATATTCTTCTAAATCTGTTGCTAATCTTAATAATAAGATTTGACCTTGATCTTTATAGATAATTGAACGTCCTTTAAAGAATACAAAAGCTTTTAACTTAGCGCCCTCTTTTAAGAATTTTTCAGCATTCTTTCTCTTAAACTCATAATCGTGCTCATCTGTTTGAGGACCAAAACGAATTTCTTTTACAGTTACCTGTGTAGATTTTGCTTTTAAGATTTTATCACGTTTCTTTTGCTCGTAAACAAATTTCTTGTAATCCATAATCTTACATACTGGCGGCTCAGCATTTGGTGAAATTTCAACTAAATCTAGTTCAAATTGATCCGCTAAACGTAAAGCTTCAGAAAGTTTAAAAACTCCTGGCTCTATATTTTCACCTACAAGACGTACTTCTTGTATACCACGAATGTTGTTGTTGATTCTGTGGGCATCCTTTTTTTCTACGCGAGGTTGGTAACCTCTGTTGCTTCTTATTGCTATGACTTTATAATTTAAGTTAAACTGTAAATACTTTTAATGTTTTTTTAATCTCTTCATCTACAATAGCAGCAAATTCTTCTATTGTAATGGTAATATTCCCTTTTCCTTCCTGTCCATGACGACGGATGGATATAGTTCCGTTTTTCTCTTCTTCCTCACCTACAATCAACATGAATGGGATCTTCTGCATTTCAGCATCTCTAATTTTCTTCCCAATCGTCTCGTTTCGGTTGTCAATGAGGGCGCGAATTTCGTGATTTTCTAGCAAATCTAAAACTTTTTTGGCATATATTTCATATTTCTCACTCAAAGACAATATAATAGCCTGTTCAGGCATTAGCCAGAGTGGGAAATTTCCTGCAGTATGTTCTAGTAAGATGGCTATAAAGCGCTCCATAGATCCAAACGGTGCTCTATGAATCATTACGGGTCTATGTAATTCATTGTCAGATCCTTTGTATGTCAAGTCAAAACGTTCAGGAAGGTTATAATCTACCTGAATAGTTCCTAATTGCCATTGTCTGCCAAGAGCATCCTTCACCATGAAATCCAGCTTTGGACCATAGAAAGCAGCTTCGCCATATTCTACTACAGTGGTCAAGCCTTTATCTGCTGCAGCATTGATAATTGCATTTTCTGCTTTCTCCCAGTTTTCATCAGTTCCTATGTATTTTTCTCTATTCTCTTTGTCTCTTAAAGATATCTGGGCAGTAAAGTTTTCGAATCCTAATGAACCAAATACATAAAGTACTAAGTCAATTACTTTTTTAAACTCTTCGTCAAGCTGTTCTGGAGTACAAAAAATATGCGCATCATCCTGAGTAAAACCACGCACACGGGTTAAACCATGCAACTCTCCACTTTGCTCATATCTGTAAACAGTACCAAATTCAGCATAACGCTTTGGTAAATCTTTGTAGGACCATGGTCTCACATTGTAGATCTCACAGTGATGAGGGCAGTTCATTGGTTTCAATAAAAACTCTTCTCCTTCATGAGGTGTGCTTATCGGCTGAAAACTATCAGCACCATATTTAGCATAGTGTCCAGAAGTAACATACAATTCTTTCTGTCCAATATGCGGTGTAACCACTTGTTCGTAACCTGCTTTCTTTTGTGCTTTCTTCAAGAATTGCTCTAAACGCTCTCTCAATGCAGCTCCTTTAGGTAGCCATAACGGTAAACCTTGTCCTACTTTTGCTGAGAAAGCAAATAATTCTAATTCCTTACCTAATTTTCTATGGTCACGTCTTTTTGCTTCTTCAAGTAATAATAGGTACTCTGTTAAATCTTTTTGTTTTGGGAATGATGTTCCGTAAACACGAGTTAACTGTTTGTTCTTTTCATCACCACGCCAGTATGCACCAGCAACGCTCATGATTTTCATTGCCTTGATTATTCCAGTATTTGGAATATGTCCACCACGGCATAAGTCTGTAAAGGTATCATGATCACAAAACGTAATTGTTCCGTCCTCAAGATTTGTAATCATTTCTGTTTTGTAAACATTGTCTTTGTATAATTCCAAAGCTTCTGCTTTAGTTACAGGACGCAATTTAAATTCATGTTTTCCTCTTGAAATTTCAAGAACACGGTCTTCAATTTTCTTAAAATCTGCTTCTGTGATTTTTTGCTCTTCAAAATCTACATCATAATAAAACCCATTAGCAATTGCAGGTCCAAGAGTTAATTTAATACCAGGGTACATTTCCTCAAGAACTTGTGCCATCACGTGCGAAGTCGAATGCCAAAAAGCTTTCTTTCCGCCTTCGTCATTCCATGTATATAATATAAGGCTACCGTCCGTCGTCAAAGGAGTTGTGGTTTCAATAGTTGTACCATTAAAAGAAGCCGAAATAACATTTCTAGCAAATCCTTCGCTAATGCTTTTAGCAACATCCATAGGAGTTACGTCTAGCGCATACTCTCTAACTGACCCATCGGGCAAAGTAATCTTAATCATTGTTTATTAATTTAAGAATGCAAATATAAACATTACAAAAATACATACAATATATATATAAGGTTTGTTCCATATAATATAGGTGTAATACTAAAAAGGGGGTTTTTGTACTGTTAATCCCTTATGCATATAAAGTAAGGGAGGGTTTTTAGGAGCTATTTCCTGCTATTCGCTACAATCTACCTCGCCGTACAACTGCTCAGTAGGATTTCCACTTCTATCAGGGCTAGGGCAAGGTGCTCTCTATAAATTTTCGATTTCAAAAACTGTTTTTGTTACCTATATATAAGGATAGGCTGTCTACTAGATATTGTAGCTCAAGGTGCAGCGTTATACCTCTAGTTGATAAAGGCCTTTTAATTATATAAAGTGCTAATGTAGTACTTGTTTCTCATCATATAAGTCATATAAGGTATTTACGAAAAGCTTATGTGTTTATAAACCGCAAAGCGTAAAACCAAAAAGCGCCACAATAAACATCCGTAGAGTCTCCTTTTCCTTCGGAGAGGGCCAGGTAGAGGATAATTTCTTCCAGCTTCTATGATCTTCTATTACTTATATGGTTCAAATCTAACAATCCGAATCAAAACCCACGATCAACAAGGATTAAAACAAAACTTATATGACTTATATGTTAGGGAAAAAAGCACGGCAACCGTGCAAACATTACAATCCCTAAAAGATTTGTCCAACAATTTTAAAAAACCGCAAACCAACCCCATGTTCAAGTTCTACATTTCCAATGTGTTAAAAATAAATCGCAAATAAAGCAAAGAAAAGCGGTTAAAAAGTATTGAATAACGGTTTAAAGAGTCTACTTTTGCACCCGCAACAACGCAGACGTTCTTTCAAATACTGGCAAGCAAACGAAACAAGGCAGAAAATTTATTTTCAAAAAAAGTTTCAAAAAAGCTTGTGAGATTTAAAAGTGATAGTTACTTTTGCACCCCGCTAAATGCGCAACGTTCCTTGATAAGTTGATAAGAGAAGAGAAGAAAAAGAAAGATTTATTTTTCTAAAAAACTTCAAATTTTTCTTGCCAGATAAAAAGAGAAGTTGTACTTTTGCACCCGCTTCGAGAAACACGTTAAGTGTTGCTACGAGTGGAAAACAAGATAAGACACGTTCCTAGACATATTGAATTGACAGCCGTTTTTGAGAGAGATTTCAAAGACAAAAGAATAAGAGTAATAGAATCGAGAGATTTGAAAAAACCACTAGACCTTCAGTCAAAAATAAATAGAGAATCATTTATGGTTCTCGCATAATATACGATGAAGAGTTTGATCCTGGCTCAGGATGAACGCTAGCGGCAGGCTTAACACATGCAAGTCGAGGGGTATAGTTCTTCGGAATTAGAGACCGGCGCACGGGTGCGTAACGCGTATGCAATCTACCTTTCACAAAGGGATAGCCCAGAGAAATTTGGATTAATACCTCATAGTATAATTGAATGGCATCATTTAATTATTAAAGATTTATCGGTGAAAGATGAGCATGCGTCCCATTAGCTAGTTGGTATGGTAACGGCATACCAAGGCTACGATGGGTAGGGGTCCTGAGAGGGAGATCCCCCACACT
The Flavobacterium sp. WC2421 genome window above contains:
- the rplT gene encoding 50S ribosomal protein L20; its protein translation is MPRSVNSVAKRARRKKIMKQAKGFFGRRKNVWTVAKNAVEKAMCYAYRDRKVNKRNFRALWIQRINAGARLEGMSYSQFMGKVKKNNIELNRKVLADLAMNHPEAFKAILNKVK
- the rpmI gene encoding 50S ribosomal protein L35 translates to MPKMKTKSSAKKRFKVTGSGKIKRKHAFKSHILTKKSKKRKLALTHSALVHKTDMKSIKQQLRII
- the infC gene encoding translation initiation factor IF-3 codes for the protein MNNNIRGIQEVRLVGENIEPGVFKLSEALRLADQFELDLVEISPNAEPPVCKIMDYKKFVYEQKKRDKILKAKSTQVTVKEIRFGPQTDEHDYEFKRKNAEKFLKEGAKLKAFVFFKGRSIIYKDQGQILLLRLATDLEEYGKVEAMPVLEGKRMIMFIAPKKKK
- the thrS gene encoding threonine--tRNA ligase; this encodes MIKITLPDGSVREYALDVTPMDVAKSISEGFARNVISASFNGTTIETTTPLTTDGSLILYTWNDEGGKKAFWHSTSHVMAQVLEEMYPGIKLTLGPAIANGFYYDVDFEEQKITEADFKKIEDRVLEISRGKHEFKLRPVTKAEALELYKDNVYKTEMITNLEDGTITFCDHDTFTDLCRGGHIPNTGIIKAMKIMSVAGAYWRGDEKNKQLTRVYGTSFPKQKDLTEYLLLLEEAKRRDHRKLGKELELFAFSAKVGQGLPLWLPKGAALRERLEQFLKKAQKKAGYEQVVTPHIGQKELYVTSGHYAKYGADSFQPISTPHEGEEFLLKPMNCPHHCEIYNVRPWSYKDLPKRYAEFGTVYRYEQSGELHGLTRVRGFTQDDAHIFCTPEQLDEEFKKVIDLVLYVFGSLGFENFTAQISLRDKENREKYIGTDENWEKAENAIINAAADKGLTTVVEYGEAAFYGPKLDFMVKDALGRQWQLGTIQVDYNLPERFDLTYKGSDNELHRPVMIHRAPFGSMERFIAILLEHTAGNFPLWLMPEQAIILSLSEKYEIYAKKVLDLLENHEIRALIDNRNETIGKKIRDAEMQKIPFMLIVGEEEEKNGTISIRRHGQEGKGNITITIEEFAAIVDEEIKKTLKVFTV